TGCTTGACCAGAGCGGCCTTTCCCTCACCGATCCCTTCCCCGGCGGGGATGGAGCCAGCGTTGGCGATGTGCTGCTGACGCCCACCACCATCTACGTGGAAGCGGTGCGCTCCCTGCTGCGCGACATGAACGTCAAGGGCATGGCCCACATCACCGGCGGCGGCTTTTACGACAACATTCCCCGCGTGCTGCCCGCACAGGTGGAAGCGCGCATTCATTTTGGCAGCTGGCAGATGGCCCCCGTCTTCAACTGGCTCAAGGAAGCGGGCAACCTCAGCTGGCCGGAAATTCTGCAAATATTCAACGGCGGCATCGGCTATGTGCTGGTGGTGCCCGCCGATCAGGCCGAGGAAGCGATCAACCGCATCCAGGCCTTCAAGCTGCGTGCATGGTGCATCGGCGAGATAGCCCGCCGCTCCAAGGATGACGAACAGGAACAGGTCATCATCAATTTCTAGAGCATGCCATTATTTATCTGCTCTAGCCCAGATTATAAAGGGCCGCCCGGCATCACCGGGCGGCCTTTTCGTTTCAAACTGCTTTTCTTTTTCGCATTGCGTTGACATAATCAGCCGTCAATGGCCGCAAGAATACCGCACGGCCCACTTCAGGAGGATATCATGAACAGCGCCATAAGTTGCCTTGGAAACGCCATCTGGTTTTTGTGCGGCGGCATTCTCATGGGCCTTGTGTGGTGGATATACGGGGTGCTCTGCTTTATTTCCATCGTGGGCATTCCCTGGGGCAGGGCATGCTTTGTCATGGGCAACTTCGCCTTTTTCCCCTTTGGCAAAATGCCCGTTGCACGCGATGTGCTCACTGGCAGGCAGGATGTGGGCACCGGCCCGTGGGGCACGGTAGGCAACATCATCTGGCTTTTGCTGGCTGGCGTGTGGATTGCCCTTGGGCATCTGGTTTCCGCCGTCATGTGCGCGGTAACCATAATCGGCATTCCTTTTGCGTGGCAGCACGTCAAACTAGCGGCGCTGGCCCTCTGCCCCATCGGCAAGACCATTGTACCCGCACCCCTGGCCGATGCTGCCGAGCGCGCCGCCGCAGAGCGAGGCTTCCGCGACGGGCGTTACTAGGCTTCAAGTTGCCGCATCACTGCCTGACCAAAAGTCGCGGAGCTGGCGCAGCTTAGTCAGAGGATTCGCACGCGAACAGTTCTGCCAGTTGCTTTGCATAAAATTTATTCATGTACTCAATGTCGATCCTGGGCGAATCAGCTCCCCGCAGCAGATTGACTACCATTGAGGCCCCCATGATCTGCGCTAGTATCAGCTCTGCCCGCGTGGCGGCCTGTTCACCGGGCAGGACCTCCATGATCTGCTGACGGATGTTGTCGTACGTTTTTGCCATCACGTCCGAAACATTGGGATCCAGCGCAGAAAGGGCCGTGATGCGAAAATCTGTGGCCCATGCACTCTGCGCTCCGCCAGAGAGAATGCTGCCCATGGCCATACTGGTTTTTTCCATAGGCGGCACATCAGGCAGGGCCTCAATGCCTTCTGAATTCAGAATGGACGCCACTTCAAGAAAAAGATTCCTTTTTGAGCCAAAATAGCGGCTGATGAGTGCCGGGTTTACCCCTGCCGCCGCGCCGATTTCCCGTATCCCGACGTTGCCGTAGTTGGCTTTGGCAAAGAGCCGTCGCGCCGCCTGCAAAAGACGGTTTCTGGTTTCTGCGGCATTGCGTTTACGCTGCGGGCCCGTGGCTGGTTTACGTTCAGGAGCCATTGCTATCCCCTATGGTTGCTGCGACTTGACACAGTTGGTTTCATGAGGCTACTTTTGAGTAATCGATTGATTACAGATTTTCCATGAAAAGTGCAATGGCTTTGTTGCACGGGAGGGTTCATGAAAATACGGGGATTGTCGTATCTGGCGACATTAACCATTCTTCTTTTAACGGCTTTTTCTGCCATTGCGGAAGAAGGCAAAAACGACAGCAGCCGCTGGGGATTCAACCTCGGCATTGGCGGCACTGTTTCCACCTCGGAATACAAGGGAGTGGAAAGGCTGGGCACGGCCCTGCCCTTGCTGGGATATGAAGGCGAGTATCTGTATTTGCGGGGATTGAGCGGCGGCGTGCACCTGTTCAAGAACGAATACCATGAAGTCAACGTGCAGCTTTCGTATCTGCCGCAGCATTTTTATGCCTCATGGAGCGACAACTCGGGCATGAAAAAGCTTGATGACCGCTATGCATCGGCCATGGCCGGCATCAACTACCGCTTGCGCACCGAACTTGGCGTGCTGGCAGCCACCCTTTCCACCGATGCGCTGGGTGTGAACAAGGGCGTGATGGCCGATGCCTCCTATTCCTACCCCATCCGCTTTGCCAACATGTCGCTAATTCCCACAGCGGGTGTGCAGTGGACCGACGTGAACTACAACGACTATTATTACGGCGTGAGCAAAAGCGAGGCGCGGGCCAGCGGACTGAGCCACTACTCGCCGGAATCAGCCCTCTCACCATATGCCGAGCTGACGTTACGGGTCGGCCTTACAGAAAGCTGGAGCGCATTTGTGAGTGGTAAAAGCCAGTTTTTGGGACAGGAAATAACCGACAGCCCCATGGTTGAGCGCAACAACAAGTATTCAATGAGCGGGGGCTTTCTTTACGCGTTTTAGAGCATATTGACGTTGTTCCCGGCGGCTTTCCGCCGGGTTATCACCAAGGGCGCTTTCTGAACGGTCGGGAATTGCGGGCCTTTGCCGCGACCTGCACGGCTCTACCGTTCAGAAGCGCAACCGCCCTGGCAAAGATGCCCAGGGCCGAAAGGAACAAGCCTGCCCGCAGCAAAGGCGTTAAGACAGTCTGCCACTGTGGGCAGATTGGCATTGTAATACACGGCTATACCAGCCTCCTGCAAAGCCCGCAGGGGCCGCATGCCCATGCCGCCCGCAAGCAGAGCGCCAACACCAAGACGCAGCAAGGCCTGTACTGGCCCGGCGCAATCCCCGCCCTGATGCATGGGATTGGGCTGAATGTTGACCTCCCCAATCTTGCCGTCCTCCACCCTGGCAAGGGTATAGAACTGACATCGGCCAAAATGCGCGTTGGGCGCAGCATCCGGCCCGCCGGGGGCAATGCTCGGCACAGCTACCACCAGCCCGCCCGGCATGGCATCCTCGCTTTCCGCCCCCCCGGCAGTTGCATCCACAGCGCACACCCCGCCCTCAATGCGCAGGGCCTGCCCCTGCACAAGAGCCTGAGCCACGCTGCGGCGCGCGCGCCGCAAAAGCCTGCCAAAGGTATGCCGCGAAACACCCATGCGGGCTGCGGCGGCATCCATGTTCAGGTCTTCAAAATCAGCCAGCCGCAGGGCTTCCAGGCCATCCAGCGACAGCACAACCTCTTCAAGTTCGTGCAGGGGAATACCGTTGGGCTTGAAACATCTGTTTTTTGGCAGGGCGCTTACGCGCCTGCAATGGCAAGGTCTTGGCATAATTCCCCAGTAATATGGTTTTATTTGAGAATAAGCCAATGCCACGCCTCGCGCAAGTGGCGCAAGCCGTAGCCATGCACATCTGCCGCTCTGCGCATGGCCGAGCCAAAAACGGGAGGGGTAAACCCGGTTCAGGCCCGGCCATGCTTCCCGTGGGCCGGAGGCTGCTTGCGCGCAGGCAGCGCGCGCCCAAGGCGCCGTGCAAACCAAGGGTACGGACAATGGTTTGCGGGAACAGTAAAGCCTGCCGCGCATGCGGCTATTATTTTATCAGGCTTGAAGCTCCGTCAGCAGGCGCGTCACGCGGCGCGCATCTTCTGCTGCAGGAGAGGTTGGCAGCGAGGCAAGAATGCCCAGACCTTCCATGACGTCATGGAAAACATCTTCCGGCATATCGCTGACAACCGCCGTATGCACCAGTGCGTTCACACGCATGATGTCGATGACATCCTGCTTCGCCTGCTCCTGCGAGGCGGAATCCAGCACCACCAGCGCTGGGGCATGCCCCTGGACGCTTTTTTTGCAGGCTTCTGCATCGGCAACTGTCGTTACGGCGCAGCCCTGACGCTCAAGCTCCTCCACAAAGGCGGCAAAAACTGCGGGCCGCCCTGTCTGCAACAGAATGGAGCGTTTCATAACGGTTTAATGCCCGCCGCCGCAGGTATGCTCGGGGGTGAACTCCGTCAGTTTGCCCTGGCAAAATGCCTGCACGGCCATGCCCACGGTGGGCTGGTTGCCTGCAAAATACACGCTGATGCCCATCTGGTTGAAGCCCATGAGGGGGCGCATGCCCATGCCGCCAGCCAGAAGCGCATTGACGCCGTGGGAGGCCAGATACTGCACAGGAGCCATGCACCCGCCCTGCTGGTGCGGGATGGATTCAAGGGTGGACTGGGCAGCGACCTGACCGTTTTCCAGTTCCACGATGGTGTAAATGTCGCAATGTCCAAAATGCATACCCATGCCGGAATCCATGCCGCCGGGCATTTGAGAAGGAATTGCCAGAATAGTCTTGCTCATGATGCTTTCCTTTTACAGGTGTTTTATGTCGCCCTGCCGCCCCGGTTGCGATGCCAGAGAGCACACGCGCTCCCAGGCTGCTGCCAGAGTTTCGGCCAGGGGTTTGGTAAGGGGTGAAATTTCTTCGGTCAGGGCCTGCCGCCGCACCATGGCCTGCGTGACCAGCGGGCTGAAGGGCAACTCGCCCACCACATGGTGCCCGCCCTCATCGGCCACTGCGTGTATGCGGGCCACCTCATCCGCGTTCAGGTCGGCCTTGTTGGTGAGCACCGCCACGGGAATACGGAAATGCGCGCACAGCTCCGCCACACGGGCAAAGTCATGCCGCCCCGAAGGCGTTGGCTCAACAACCGCCACGGCCAAGGCCGCGCCGGAAAGGGAGCTGATCACAGGGCAGCCAACACCCGGCGATCCATCGCACAGCACAAGGTCTGCGCCCATTTGGGTTGCCTTGTCCCGGGCCTGACGCTTGAGCAGGGCCACAAGCCGTCCCGAATTTTCCTGCCCTGGGTCTAGCTGCGCATGCACAAAGGGGCCAAAACGGGTGTCGCTGACATACCACACGCCACAGCGCCGTTCGGGAAATTCCACAGCGTGCGCAGGGCAAAGCTTGTGGCACACGCCGCAGCCTTCACAGCCCAGTTCGTCTATGGAGTACACGCCATCTTTAAACCGCACCGCGTCAAAGCGGCACAGCTCGGCACAACGCCCGCAGGCTGTGCACAGGTCAGGATTGATGCGGGCCGTATTGCCGGAAATAAAAACTTCCTTCTGCTGCACCTGCGGATTCAGCAGAATGTGCATGTCCGGCACGTCCACATCCAGGTCGCAGAGTACTGCCTTTTGCCCCTGCGCATGGGCCAGTGCGGCAAATGCGGCGCAGACGGTGGTTTTTCCCGTACCGCCCTTGCCGCTGATAACAACTATCTCACGCATTGTTGGCCCCCTTGGCAAACTCCCGCAGTCTGGAGGCAAGTTCTGCAATGCGCTGCCGCCATTCCTGGCCCGTCGCGCCCTGCGCTTCCGTGGGGGGCAAGCCGTGGGCATAGGCGTGGGCGGCCTCGCGCTGGAAGGGCAGTTCTGCCAGTATGGGCAGTTTTGCACCCGCACACCATGCGCGCAGCTCATTCTCGCAATCGGCGTTGCCTTCCATGCCCACGCGGTTCATCACCACGGCAACGGGCCGCCCCAACTGCGCAAAAGCCGCGTGCGCCAGCTTGAAATCATAAAAGCCAAAAGGCGTTGGTTCCGCCACCAGCAACACGGCATCCGCGCCACGCGCCGCTGTCATGGCCGGGCAGCTTACGCCGGGGGGGGCGTCCATGAGCACGTCAGAAGGATGCCCCGCAAGCAGCTCTGCCAGCTTGCGTTCCTGCGCGCGCAGGAGCGGCGGAGTCATGGCCTCTCCCACGCGGGTACGGCCCATGAGGAAGGGCATTGTTTTACCGCCAGCGGATACAGAACCCAGCAACAAGGCGCCAAGCTCCCGCTGCGCCACGCGCAGCGCCTGTTCCGGGCACACCTCAAAACAGCCGCTGCAGCCGTGGCACATATCCTGAAAATACATGGGCTTTGCGCCC
This window of the Desulfovibrio desulfuricans genome carries:
- a CDS encoding MipA/OmpV family protein; this encodes MKIRGLSYLATLTILLLTAFSAIAEEGKNDSSRWGFNLGIGGTVSTSEYKGVERLGTALPLLGYEGEYLYLRGLSGGVHLFKNEYHEVNVQLSYLPQHFYASWSDNSGMKKLDDRYASAMAGINYRLRTELGVLAATLSTDALGVNKGVMADASYSYPIRFANMSLIPTAGVQWTDVNYNDYYYGVSKSEARASGLSHYSPESALSPYAELTLRVGLTESWSAFVSGKSQFLGQEITDSPMVERNNKYSMSGGFLYAF
- a CDS encoding response regulator receiver protein, producing the protein MKRSILLQTGRPAVFAAFVEELERQGCAVTTVADAEACKKSVQGHAPALVVLDSASQEQAKQDVIDIMRVNALVHTAVVSDMPEDVFHDVMEGLGILASLPTSPAAEDARRVTRLLTELQA
- a CDS encoding DUF134 domain-containing protein, with translation MPRPCHCRRVSALPKNRCFKPNGIPLHELEEVVLSLDGLEALRLADFEDLNMDAAAARMGVSRHTFGRLLRRARRSVAQALVQGQALRIEGGVCAVDATAGGAESEDAMPGGLVVAVPSIAPGGPDAAPNAHFGRCQFYTLARVEDGKIGEVNIQPNPMHQGGDCAGPVQALLRLGVGALLAGGMGMRPLRALQEAGIAVYYNANLPTVADCLNAFAAGRLVPFGPGHLCQGGCASER
- a CDS encoding NifB/NifX family molybdenum-iron cluster-binding protein; translation: MSKTILAIPSQMPGGMDSGMGMHFGHCDIYTIVELENGQVAAQSTLESIPHQQGGCMAPVQYLASHGVNALLAGGMGMRPLMGFNQMGISVYFAGNQPTVGMAVQAFCQGKLTEFTPEHTCGGGH
- a CDS encoding ATP-binding protein; translation: MREIVVISGKGGTGKTTVCAAFAALAHAQGQKAVLCDLDVDVPDMHILLNPQVQQKEVFISGNTARINPDLCTACGRCAELCRFDAVRFKDGVYSIDELGCEGCGVCHKLCPAHAVEFPERRCGVWYVSDTRFGPFVHAQLDPGQENSGRLVALLKRQARDKATQMGADLVLCDGSPGVGCPVISSLSGAALAVAVVEPTPSGRHDFARVAELCAHFRIPVAVLTNKADLNADEVARIHAVADEGGHHVVGELPFSPLVTQAMVRRQALTEEISPLTKPLAETLAAAWERVCSLASQPGRQGDIKHL
- a CDS encoding nucleotide-binding protein produces the protein MRIVIASGKGGAGKTTVTACLAGQWERDLLLVDADVEAPNLHLLLHPNLAEPEPVYLEVPELVEEKCTGCGACRPMCSYGAIAMMGAKPMYFQDMCHGCSGCFEVCPEQALRVAQRELGALLLGSVSAGGKTMPFLMGRTRVGEAMTPPLLRAQERKLAELLAGHPSDVLMDAPPGVSCPAMTAARGADAVLLVAEPTPFGFYDFKLAHAAFAQLGRPVAVVMNRVGMEGNADCENELRAWCAGAKLPILAELPFQREAAHAYAHGLPPTEAQGATGQEWRQRIAELASRLREFAKGANNA
- a CDS encoding YccF domain-containing protein, with protein sequence MNSAISCLGNAIWFLCGGILMGLVWWIYGVLCFISIVGIPWGRACFVMGNFAFFPFGKMPVARDVLTGRQDVGTGPWGTVGNIIWLLLAGVWIALGHLVSAVMCAVTIIGIPFAWQHVKLAALALCPIGKTIVPAPLADAAERAAAERGFRDGRY
- a CDS encoding TetR/AcrR family transcriptional regulator; this encodes MAPERKPATGPQRKRNAAETRNRLLQAARRLFAKANYGNVGIREIGAAAGVNPALISRYFGSKRNLFLEVASILNSEGIEALPDVPPMEKTSMAMGSILSGGAQSAWATDFRITALSALDPNVSDVMAKTYDNIRQQIMEVLPGEQAATRAELILAQIMGASMVVNLLRGADSPRIDIEYMNKFYAKQLAELFACESSD